A segment of the Elaeis guineensis isolate ETL-2024a chromosome 6, EG11, whole genome shotgun sequence genome:
GGTTTTTGATTCTTGAGATGCATTCATGGTGGTTTATTTTATTTCATGTTTTTTTTTGTCTATATGGAGTGTTTGTTGTACTTTTCATCTGCTCATGTGGTAGTCAGATTATTATCAAAAGAACGTTCAATGAGAAAAGACAGCCTTTGGATTTGGGAAATAGCTTTTGCTTTTCTAACTCTACCACGATACCATATGGAAAGGTTTGTTACATTTTTTTTCCTGAACAAAAAGGGTCGTTTTATCTGTTGCTAACTCTGGAAAAGAGAGAGAATCGCTCATTGCATAAAAATATCTGAAGAGAGGCCAGTTAATTAGATTTCATCAAGTAAACCCTGGGTCATTGTTGCGTTTTCTTGTGTTAATCATACTGAAAAGAATTTATagctaaatatcataaaaataataaggTAGTATATATCATCGTTATCGTTATAATTATTACATAATCAGTCTATATATTAATACGGAATTATTATTACATTCAGCTTAGTTGAATACAACCTCCAAAAGTGAAGACTTCCCTTGATTTCATGGGTTTCTTCTCTTGTTTTCTATTTGAGCTCCATAAATGAAGCAATCACATAATATAATTGAAACCATCACGACTATTGCATTGAATTAATACAAGTCAATTCATTTGGTCGATGAActattgttttcttttcttcatttgattACAGGTGGATAAGAGATACAACCACTACTGTAACCAGATGCAGATGGTAGTGAATTCCTTTGATTCAGTGATGGGCTTCGGAGCTGCAACACCATATACAGTCCTTGGTCACAAGGCCATGTCACGGCACTTCCGCTGCATCAAGGATGCAATCAATAAGCAATTGAAACAAGTGCATGAACTCCTTGGAGAGAGAGAAGTGGGTAGCACTTCAGGGATCACTAAAGGGGAGACCCCAAGGCTTAGGTTGCTTGAACAAAGCCTGAGGCAGCGTCGACCATATCACCAGTTTGGAATGATAGAATCTGAAGCTTGGAGGCCTCAGCGAGGCTTACCTGAACGTTCAGTGAACGTTTTGAGAGCATGGCTTTTTGAGCACTTCCTTCACCCGTATGTTTATCTTCCATATCTCTCCACAGCATCCACCTCCTAGCATGTTATATTTTTTTCCCGAAAATTTTCTTGCttataatctctctctctctctctctctctctctctctctctcctttttttttttttgtgcaagtGGAGGGAGAGGAAGACATTCCCCTCGTTTTTATTAAGAGATGGTTCTTGCCTGTTATAATAGTGGTGTGCATTCTTCTTTAGTTCTTTTGTTCTCTTTCTTTTGGGAATTGAATTAATAATGAAATCGTTAGAAACTGTTATGCTAAGTTCATCTTCATAGAATATTGTTGCTCATATCTATGTTGACACTTAAGAAGCATtggtactctctctctctctctctctctctctctctctctctctttaagcTTTAGAATAGATCTCTTACAGTAACTTTAGTCTTCATGGGCATTGTAGTGATAgtactctgtgtgtgtgtgtgtgtgtgtgatgagAGCTGATAAAGAACCAGAGAAATGTCCTTAGGCAATAGCATCAAAATAAAAAGCTGAGCAAAAGCTCGCTTCTTCGTTTCATTTGTTGATGCGACAACAAATAAAATTGTCAGGGCACCATTGAaggacgttttttttttttttcatgagactGCCGACATGTACGTGGTACGTGAATTGCCATGATCATTCGTTTATTGGATTTTAGGTACTATCATGTCATTTTCTAActttcttgaattcttcagatatCCAAGCGATGCAGATAAACAACAATTGGCAAAACAGACAGGTTTGTCTAGAAATCAGGTTAGTTTTCTTCCTCAAGAAAGAAGCATGACCTTTTTCTCACAGTGAAATGTAGTTCAGAAAATCTCAATTTGCGTACAGAATTCTTTTATTTTGTGTTGGGGGGggcggggggaggggggggggggggggggatcaTGGATCATGTCGACCGAATAGAACACTACATACACCGCTGATTGGCTGTAAAATTTGCAATTTGGTTAAAGTACATGACTTGAAGAATCCTTTGGTTTTATTTTACACTTCCTGGGTGCATGcttgtgatattttttttttaattttactttttcTTGGTATTCTTTTCTCTGTATAACTCCTTTCTTTGTTCATCTTTAACCAATAGCAAGAGAAGACTAACCATTATTAAAGATGGAGAAATAGACATAAGGCCAACCATTTCCCCAGAGAAAGAGAAATAATTGTTAGTTGAATATTCAGTACTTTCTAGTTCAAGATCGAGCAtttgaaattttctttttttttttcattatcataTCACATATGTGAATGCTTACCATTTGCTGCTAATAATACATCATCCTTCCAGTAATTGCAACAGTTCAATGGCAATCTTATATTTGTCTATTTTTCTTGTATGCTGCTTAATTGGCTTGTTAATAACTTAGTAGTGTCTGATACTCAATAATATAATGCTAAAGGGGATAAACTAGTAGTACAACGTGACATTGCTTCTACACCAAAGGAAAAAGTTGCATGGCTAATGCAAGACCATGTAAAGCAGCCACTAAGTATAATATGCATGACTGCTTTTTGGTTTGAAAAGAAATTAAAGGAGACCAACCCAGTATATTTATCTAGATTGAAATACTTGGAGATGCACCAACCATGACTGCACTTAGAATGTGATTGTTAGGCAGAAGAGTGTGACAACTGAAGCAATGCCCTATATACTTTAAAAAAAGAACGCAGGAGGCCATAGTGGGGTGTGAGGAGGGTTAAATGCACACGGTCTTACTTTATGTATATAGAGAGGCTATTTTTCTATTTCGCTTGTAAATAATATTCAGATCATAATGAAACAACCTTACTATTGCACCAAAGCCCACCTTTTAATGCAACTCTCATACACTTGTATGTCTAAAGTTTGAAGTTGCATAAACTATAATTGCCGAAGTCCATTGTATTTCTCTCTTGATATCCTTCAAAAATCCTTTGACTCATGATTTCCATTTCAGTCCTAGATTgtgctctctcttttttttttgagaaatattgTGTTGTTATTTTAATTAGTCTGAGTTAATGGACATTAGTTGTGACTTACGAATCAATCTTTTCCTTGTAGATGTTATATAATTCTTTTTGGAAAAATAGATGGCTTACCACCAAGAATCCCATATACTTACCTTTTTCATGCTTCTAAAACATCTTTCCACAACTACTACGCTACAAGGAGACATCATTAACCAAAACCCACAATCTTGGCAGGTCTCCAACTGGTTCATAAACGCAAGGGTCCGGCTGTGGAAGCCTATGGTGGAAGAGATCTATCAACAAGAGGCCAAGGATAAGGAGGCAGAAGGCAACAAGGACAGACGTGAAACAAGGCCACAGTCACCATCCCACCATAATTCACCACTAGGCCAGGGACCAGAAGCCAATAGACCTCAAAGCCCGGCGGTGGCCACAGCTCACCAATTATCTAACGACGACACCATCCTCATAGGCACCGATGCACCCACCTCTGCCGTGGACCTTTGTGGAGCAGACATGGAACCCATGGATGACTTGTGTGGGGCCGCTGCAGCCACCGCACTGGGTTCCAGTGTGCGTCTTGGTGCAAGTGGAGATGTGTCGCTAACTCTCGGCCTACGGCATTCTGGGAACCCGTCAGAAAAGCACTGGTTTTATGGTTAAGAAAGTTTTGGAGGGAGGGCTGTTATAAAAAAGAGGAGGAGGGGGAGAGAAAGAATAGCAGATTAGCCTTCTAATTACTGTTATTTGTGTTCTTCTTTTTCAGACAATCAGGGAAAGATGTATGTGGGAAGAAATAGATTTGAGAACTAAGAACGCATAAACATGATCACTAAGTTGCAGGTTGCTTAGAAGAGAAAGGAATTGCATGCCACTGATCAACTTTTCGTTTCTTCTTCATTCAGTTATTTGTTTATTCTTCTCCTCCAAATCATCATTCTCTATGAAACCACCTGGTTTCATGGGGATGGTCAACCTCTTTCTGGGGTATGGAACTCAGTGGCCGTACGTGATTGGTTTCTTAATGCTATCATTAGTTCTTGGTGGTTGCTGGGAAATGGCActtagaaaataataataaattatggtCTTGGAGGTCAATCGCAAGTGTGAT
Coding sequences within it:
- the LOC105060042 gene encoding uncharacterized protein is translated as MSQGRYQGITTCQGHQMEHHIAQQSRRDKLKVQGFEATTLHPLDQIEEKILDLGTYEHARTGNILSDMFSFPTPRLANQISGIDRLPQRPVAEFSGEWYGDNRQGVVMGSNFSSLGDTAADPATVQLLLMNMTSHEQHPRSATFGDGSFSGGMVENQGLSLSLSSSLHQLEMGGVSVIRNSRFVRAATELLEEACGVWREQLKGRGSRRQICSSNPNHNPRFAGANGATSSTVVGSSSSPKYLPSLSSADRFEYQRKKAKLLSMLDEVDKRYNHYCNQMQMVVNSFDSVMGFGAATPYTVLGHKAMSRHFRCIKDAINKQLKQVHELLGEREVGSTSGITKGETPRLRLLEQSLRQRRPYHQFGMIESEAWRPQRGLPERSVNVLRAWLFEHFLHPYPSDADKQQLAKQTGLSRNQVSNWFINARVRLWKPMVEEIYQQEAKDKEAEGNKDRRETRPQSPSHHNSPLGQGPEANRPQSPAVATAHQLSNDDTILIGTDAPTSAVDLCGADMEPMDDLCGAAAATALGSSVRLGASGDVSLTLGLRHSGNPSEKHWFYG